In a genomic window of Penaeus vannamei isolate JL-2024 chromosome 38, ASM4276789v1, whole genome shotgun sequence:
- the LOC113822447 gene encoding uncharacterized protein isoform X2, translating to MGALLTRLLSLIQSSRSCRILMVGLDAAGKTTILYKLKLGEVVSTIPTIGFNVETVEYKNISFTVWDVGGNSKIRRAMWKHCYQNSDAVIYVVDSSNAKRLKEAKEELDAILECEEVARLPLLVVANKQDISRALSVQQLSEGLDLRRLDRPWHVQPTCAITSEGVYEALDWLARELA from the exons ATGGGGGCCTTGTTGACCCGGCTCCTCAGCCTGATCCAGAGCTCTCGCTCCTGCAGGATCCTCATGG TCGGTCTGGACGCCGCAGGGAAGACCACCATCCTCTACAAGCTGAAGTTGGGCGAAGTTGTGTCCACGATTCCCACCATCG gcttcAACGTGGAGACCGTCGAGTACAAGAACATCAGCTTCACCGTCTGGGACGTGGGCGGCAATTCCAAGATACGCCGCGCTATGTGGAAGCACTGCTACCAGAACTCCGACGCTGTCATCTACGTGGTGGACAGCAGCAACGCGAAGAGGCtgaaggaggccaaggaggagctgGACGCCATT ctggaGTGCGAGGAGGTGGCGAGGCTTCCCCTGCTGGTGGTGGCCAACAAGCAGGACATTTCCAGGGCGCTGTCCGTGCAGCAGCTGAGCGAGGGCCTCGACCTGCGGCGCCTCGACAGGCCCTGGCACGTGCAGCCCACGTGCGCCATCACGTCGGAGGGCGTGTACGAGGCCCTGGACTGGCTGGCCAGGGAGCTGGCCTAG
- the LOC113822446 gene encoding uncharacterized protein translates to MQLHLHYTNPPPPGFNVETVEYKNISFTVWDVGGQVKLRPLWRHYYQNTAAVVYVVDSSDAERLQEAREELDAILESHEVAGVPLLVVANKQDLPGALSVPQLSEGLDLRRHDRPWHVQPTCAITSEGVYEALDWLARELA, encoded by the exons ATGCAATTGCACTTG CAttacaccaaccccccccccccaggcttcAACGTGGAGACCGTCGAGTACAAGAACATCAGCTTCACCGTCTGGGACGTGGGCGGCCAGGTCAAGCTGCGCCCTCTGTGGAGGCACTACTACCAGAACACCGCCGCCGTCGTCTACGTGGTGGACAGCAGCGACGCCGAGAGGCTGCAGGAGGCCAGGGAGGAGCTGGACGCCATC ctggAGAGCCATGAGGTGGCGGGGGTTCCCCTGCTGGTGGTGGCCAACAAGCAGGACCTTCCCGGGGCGCTGTCCGTGCCCCAGCTGAGCGAGGGCCTCGACCTGCGGCGCCACGACAGGCCCTGGCACGTGCAGCCCACGTGCGCCATCACGTCGGAGGGCGTGTACGAGGCCCTGGACTGGCTGGCCAGGGAGCTGGCCTAG
- the LOC113822447 gene encoding uncharacterized protein isoform X1, whose translation MNASVTYISRSGRRREDHHPLQAEVGRSCVHDSHHRLQRGDRRVQEHQLHRLGRGRQFQDTPRYVEALLPELRRCHLRGGQQQREEAEGGQGGAGRHSGVRGGGEASPAGGGQQAGHFQGAVRAAAERGPRPAAPRQALARAAHVRHHVGGRVRGPGLAGQGAGLVRLAREAKRGTNDSRRSTWTPGASPYAAGPQRGHGRGIRTREDPNTGRVKH comes from the exons ATGAATGCATCAGTTACCTATATaag TCGGTCTGGACGCCGCAGGGAAGACCACCATCCTCTACAAGCTGAAGTTGGGCGAAGTTGTGTCCACGATTCCCACCATCG gcttcAACGTGGAGACCGTCGAGTACAAGAACATCAGCTTCACCGTCTGGGACGTGGGCGGCAATTCCAAGATACGCCGCGCTATGTGGAAGCACTGCTACCAGAACTCCGACGCTGTCATCTACGTGGTGGACAGCAGCAACGCGAAGAGGCtgaaggaggccaaggaggagctgGACGCCATT ctggaGTGCGAGGAGGTGGCGAGGCTTCCCCTGCTGGTGGTGGCCAACAAGCAGGACATTTCCAGGGCGCTGTCCGTGCAGCAGCTGAGCGAGGGCCTCGACCTGCGGCGCCTCGACAGGCCCTGGCACGTGCAGCCCACGTGCGCCATCACGTCGGAGGGCGTGTACGAGGCCCTGGACTGGCTGGCCAGGGAGCTGGCCTAGTGAGGCTGGCCAGGGAGGCCAAGCGAGGCACGAACGACTCGCGCAGGAGCACATGGACGCCCGGGGCCTCGCCATACGCGGCTGGGCCGCAGCGAGGACACGGCAGAGGGATTCGAACGCGAGAAGATCCGAACACTGGTCGAGTCAAACACTAG
- the LOC113822429 gene encoding DNA-directed primase/polymerase protein, whose amino-acid sequence MEEEEKGGNERTQPLTTRGFYGKGQSRDRVLLRIAKTRKHLKQRPLVSEYRPGILGPPATWKTFRRQADAIKFAQVQGNGLMVFSFEGEALGQGGKRNFVVTHPKMMWIHQCERSPTQRCTYEVIQENSVCKLYFDLEFMYMHSPESDGVKMTNTFIKIVCYFLQKEFGVSCSRKNIIDLTSHSFAKFSRHLIFNIPGVAFANNIHVGNFVIMICNQIRTWAREGMKEMPGFTFSDVETLFVTDTKGNKVLFCDEGVYTKNRNFRILRSTKLGKNTPLVIAPENQYVPLTKTGDSAEEVFFLDSLVTTVRESPKILTFGDDGMKRLKCRQKEREGAGPGMEGFSHSPYPEIDKYIQSILGHGYIRCWFYFPQSELLVYEIANNRFCHNIGREHKSNGVMYVANLKLAVYYQKCHDSDCQDYRSNPIPLPEWTVFWKNMGDEEVMEWIQGSQNGEDDIWDDNEEDNTLLTMAATQIENEHNNIMDVAATEFENEDDNNLLLMAAAEVENEHLSDTKLNTAVKKFEMWDKIDEMSLSSLSRQSSQKSNPWDRLSLISSPNSSFFDESSQKSLDDCRTNFCPETFLANQRVRKNSNTYDFDSDEEFASAAAKVEDELQSQAGDEVEFNSCGLDDEDFLLPWM is encoded by the coding sequence atggaggaagaagaaaaaggagggaatgaacGCACACAACCCCTCACTACCAGAGGGTTCTATGGCAAAGGTCAGTCACGGGACCGAGTGCTGCTGCGCATTGCCAAGACCAGAAAACACCTCAAACAGAGACCTCTAGTAAGCGAGTACAGACCTGGGATCTTGGGTCCTCCTGCCACCTGGAAGACCTTTCGTCGCCAAGCGGATGCCATCAAGTTCGCCCAGGTGCAGGGGAACGGGCTCATGGTGTTCTCCTTTGAGGGGGAAGCGCTTGGGCAGGGGGGCAAGAGGAATTTTGTGGTGACGCACCCAAAGATGATGTGGATCCATCAGTGCGAGCGCAGCCCCACTCAGAGGTGTACATATGAGGTCATCCAGGAGAACTCTGTATGTAAGCTTTACTTTGACCTTGAGTTCATGTACATGCACAGTCCTGAGAGTGATGGTGTTAAGATGACCAACACATTTATTAAGATTGTATGCTACTTTCTCCAGAAGGAGTTTGGGGTGAGCTGCAGTCGCAAAAATATTATTGACTTAACTAGCCATTCTTTTGCAAAATTTAGCCGTCATTTGATTTTCAACATTCCAGGTGTGGCCTTTGCTAATAATATCCATGTTGGAAATTTTGTAATCATGATTTGCAATCAGATAAGAACCTGGGCTAGGGAAGGCATGAAAGAAATGCCTGGCTTTACATTCAGTGATGTGGAAACTCTATTTGTAACAGATACCAAGGGAAACAAAGTACTATTTTGTGATGAAGGAGTTTACACAAAGAACAGGAACTTCCGAATTCTCCGTTCAacaaaattaggaaaaaatacaCCTTTAGTGATAGCTCCAGAGAACCAGTATGTGCCACTGACAAAAACAGGAGATTCTGCAGAGGAAGTGTTCTTCTTGGATTCTCTGGTGACAACAGTCAGGGAGAGCCCCAAAATCTTGACTTTTGGAGATGATGGGATGAAGAGACTGAAGTgcaggcagaaggagagagaaggtgcagGCCCAGGGATGGAAGGGTTCAGCCACTCTCCTTACCCAGAGATAGACAAGTACATCCAGAGCATCCTTGGTCATGGTTACATCCGCTGCTGGTTTTATTTCCCACAAAGTGAACTGCTAGTTTATGAAATAGCCAATAATAGGTTTTGCCACAACATAGGTAGGGAACACAAGAGCAATGGGGTAATGTACGTTGCAAACTTGAAGCTAGCTGTTTATTATCAGAAATGCCATGACTCGGACTGCCAGGACTACCGGTCAAACCCCATCCCACTTCCAGAGTGGACAGTATTTTGGAAGAACATGGGAGACGAAGAAGTAATGGAATGGATTCAAGGCTCTCAAAATGGTGAAGATGACATTTGGGATGACAATGAGGAGGACAACACCCTTCTAACCATGGCAGCCACACAGATCGAGAATGAGCATAATAATATAATGGATGTGGCAGCCACAGAGTTTGaaaatgaggatgacaataatcTTTTACTCATGGCAGCTGCAGAGGTTGAGAATGAGCATCTGTCAGACACCAAGTTGAACACTGCTGTAAAAAAGTTTGAGATGTGGGATAAAATTGACGAGATGTCTCTGTCTTCACTGAGCCGGCAGAGTTCTCAGAAAAGCAACCCCTGGGATAGGTTGTCCCTCATATCATCTCCAAACAGTTCCTTCTTTGACGAGTCTTCACAGAAATCCCTTGACGATTGCAGGACAAACTTTTGCCCAGAAACCTTCCTCGCAAACCAAAGAGTGCGGAAGAACTCAAACACGTATGATTTTGACTCCGATGAAGAGTTTGCAAGTGCCGCAGCCAAAGTTGAGGATGAGCTTCAGAGTCAAGCTGGGGATGAAGTGGAGTTCAATAGCTGTGGACTTGATGATGAGGACTTTTTGCTGCCATGGATGTAA